Proteins found in one Campylobacter lari genomic segment:
- a CDS encoding DUF448 domain-containing protein, whose amino-acid sequence MKNHIPIRMCIVCKGRYEKQGLHQFQIKNSQIITKVEFGRSLYICNSCFDKDEKTLQRAFMRACKGNFHGNINQQDLKEIFFNGRCKD is encoded by the coding sequence TAGAATGTGCATTGTTTGCAAAGGCCGTTATGAAAAGCAAGGTTTGCATCAATTCCAAATAAAAAATTCTCAAATTATCACTAAAGTGGAATTTGGCAGGAGTTTATATATTTGTAATTCATGTTTTGATAAAGATGAAAAAACATTGCAAAGGGCTTTTATGAGAGCTTGCAAAGGCAATTTTCATGGTAATATAAATCAGCAGGATTTAAAGGAGATATTTTTTAATGGCAGATGTAAAGATTAG